In Fructilactobacillus cliffordii, a single genomic region encodes these proteins:
- a CDS encoding MarR family winged helix-turn-helix transcriptional regulator, with protein MTNLERKGITMSANSAKKATKNVYLSNEDLEDIKSQLCFAIYSTNKKFNHFYQEVLKSFDLTYPQYLVMIVLWEYSPITVHQLGQSIDLDSGTLTPLLKRLGKKGWITKTRSTEDERVVNVSLTPYAEEMKDRIRDHVAQAFEVLGLDKDDVQESMEGLYSISKKLDNLDLKQFN; from the coding sequence ATGACAAATTTAGAAAGAAAAGGGATTACAATGTCAGCAAACAGTGCGAAAAAAGCGACCAAAAACGTTTATCTATCGAATGAAGATTTGGAAGATATAAAGAGCCAGTTGTGTTTTGCGATTTATAGTACCAATAAAAAATTCAATCATTTTTATCAGGAAGTTTTGAAGAGCTTTGATCTTACATATCCACAGTACTTAGTGATGATTGTGCTCTGGGAATATTCTCCGATTACGGTTCATCAATTAGGTCAAAGCATTGACCTTGATAGCGGAACTTTGACCCCCTTACTGAAACGGCTTGGGAAAAAGGGGTGGATTACCAAGACACGCTCCACTGAAGACGAACGGGTGGTAAATGTTTCGTTGACGCCTTATGCAGAAGAAATGAAAGATAGAATTCGTGATCACGTGGCCCAAGCATTTGAAGTCCTTGGATTAGACAAGGATGACGTTCAAGAATCAATGGAAGGTCTTTATAGTATCTCGAAAAAATTAGATAATTTAGATCTGAAGCAGTTTAACTAG
- a CDS encoding fluoride efflux transporter FluC, producing the protein METILVFIGGIVGGGFRIGLTDALPDLAFPYVTLLINLSGAFLLPLWNNYWGFKFHFRPAVRKAVGVGGIGSFTTFSGITLDAGHLLLSQHYASLAIYLLITIIGGVICAILGDQYSNSLRESEAI; encoded by the coding sequence ATGGAAACCATCTTAGTTTTCATCGGCGGAATTGTCGGTGGTGGCTTTCGGATTGGCTTAACTGACGCACTCCCGGATCTTGCTTTCCCTTACGTTACTTTATTGATTAACCTAAGTGGGGCTTTTCTGCTGCCGCTATGGAATAATTACTGGGGATTTAAATTCCATTTTCGTCCTGCGGTTCGTAAAGCTGTTGGTGTCGGTGGCATTGGATCCTTTACCACTTTTTCTGGAATCACACTTGATGCCGGTCATCTCCTGCTTAGTCAACATTATGCTAGCTTAGCAATCTATCTTTTGATTACCATCATCGGTGGCGTAATCTGTGCCATTTTAGGGGATCAATATTCTAACTCCTTACGAGAAAGCGAGGCCATCTAA
- a CDS encoding fluoride efflux transporter FluC — translation MFLTLVLGSGIGAVGRSTITNIMKTKRRGLWATLLVNLLGCLIAGLLLGVNSSSLIASLLIGFIGGFTTYSTFNGELASFFFQQQYLRLCTYLLVSYGGGLLACYLGYQFIQII, via the coding sequence ATGTTTTTAACGCTGGTCTTAGGTAGCGGCATTGGTGCCGTCGGTCGTTCGACCATCACTAATATTATGAAGACCAAACGACGGGGACTATGGGCCACTTTATTGGTCAATTTGCTCGGCTGTTTGATTGCAGGTTTACTCCTTGGTGTCAATTCTTCCAGTCTTATTGCTTCCTTATTAATTGGATTTATTGGTGGATTTACCACCTACTCCACCTTTAACGGCGAACTAGCTTCCTTCTTCTTTCAGCAGCAGTATCTTCGTTTGTGTACCTACCTACTGGTTAGTTACGGCGGTGGTTTACTAGCCTGCTATCTCGGTTATCAATTCATCCAAATCATTTAG